From one uncultured Paludibacter sp. genomic stretch:
- a CDS encoding Methionine synthase gives MKPNKIGHIKLTDIKLREIATFIDWKFFFHAWRLTGKYDDIATACDCISCRVGWLQKFDEKDRAKAEEAIQLFKDAQEMLRDVLDGNLLKINASVYLNSAYSIEDDIIFQTEDGELKIPTLRQQHPSTDGFCYSLADFLAEKNDYAGAFATTVLGTEEMAEKFEKEDDVYRSILVKTLSDRLAEAAAEWLHWKVRKEFWGYAPNENLSVEDMLKTRFQGIRPAVGYPSLPDQSIIFELDKILKFSEIDIKLTENGAMFPNASVCGLYFAHPQSKYFMVGAIDENQLEDYARRKGKTKKEMRKWLAANI, from the coding sequence ATGAAACCCAATAAAATAGGACATATAAAACTAACTGATATCAAATTACGTGAAATTGCAACGTTTATCGATTGGAAATTTTTCTTTCACGCGTGGCGTTTGACAGGAAAATACGATGACATTGCTACGGCTTGTGATTGTATTTCGTGCAGAGTTGGATGGCTGCAAAAATTTGATGAAAAAGACCGCGCAAAAGCAGAAGAAGCAATTCAACTTTTCAAAGATGCTCAAGAGATGCTTCGAGATGTTTTAGATGGTAATTTATTGAAAATCAACGCTTCGGTTTATTTAAATTCCGCATATTCTATTGAGGATGATATTATTTTTCAAACAGAGGATGGAGAGCTAAAAATCCCCACACTTCGCCAGCAACATCCTTCTACCGATGGTTTTTGCTATTCATTAGCCGATTTTTTAGCCGAAAAAAATGATTACGCCGGAGCTTTTGCAACAACGGTATTGGGAACGGAAGAAATGGCTGAAAAATTTGAAAAAGAAGATGATGTTTACCGTTCTATTTTAGTAAAAACGCTTTCGGACAGGTTAGCTGAAGCGGCTGCGGAATGGTTACACTGGAAAGTTCGTAAAGAATTTTGGGGTTACGCTCCAAATGAAAATTTAAGTGTGGAAGATATGCTTAAAACGCGATTTCAGGGAATTCGTCCTGCCGTGGGTTATCCTTCACTTCCTGATCAATCCATTATTTTCGAATTGGATAAAATTTTGAAATTCAGCGAAATAGACATAAAATTGACCGAAAACGGCGCCATGTTTCCGAATGCTTCTGTGTGCGGACTGTATTTTGCACATCCGCAATCCAAATACTTTATGGTGGGAGCAATTGACGAAAATCAACTGGAAGATTATGCCCGCCGCAAAGGAAAAACCAAAAAAGAAATGCGAAAATGGCTGGCAGCCAATATTTAG
- a CDS encoding Magnesium and cobalt transport protein CorA, protein MARFSKKRKEDIGLSPYAMVFRGQKKREKPLIRTIDFNLDFVHEMEIKSVEKLAEFKNEDTITWLNIDGLDNIQLMEKLAEIFKIENSVMSDIMNPSLRPTVREFENGLFITLKMIEPNQNTGRLSVENLSLVLTESVLISFQEEKGDVFEPVRERIRKHKNKIRTAGTDYLAFALLDIVVDNYIYVIGLLGDKIEYLEDKMSQNPSKELLALINTYKQELNLIRKYIKPAKEMILNLAKMESEFIHEENRVNYKELQDNINEASELTDSYREILYDILNIYHTSATTRLNDIMKVLTIISVIFIPLTFIVGIYGTNFKYLPEIEWKYGYFAMWGIMIIVAAFMVWYFKRKKWF, encoded by the coding sequence ATGGCTCGATTCAGTAAAAAAAGGAAAGAAGACATTGGTTTATCGCCTTACGCAATGGTTTTTCGCGGACAGAAAAAAAGAGAAAAACCACTCATACGCACCATTGATTTTAATCTTGATTTTGTTCACGAAATGGAGATTAAATCGGTTGAAAAATTGGCTGAATTTAAAAATGAAGATACCATTACGTGGCTAAATATTGATGGATTAGACAATATTCAGTTGATGGAAAAATTAGCTGAGATTTTCAAAATAGAAAACAGCGTAATGTCCGATATAATGAATCCTTCACTTCGTCCTACTGTTCGCGAATTTGAAAACGGACTTTTTATTACGCTGAAAATGATTGAACCAAATCAAAATACAGGACGATTATCGGTAGAGAATTTAAGTTTAGTGCTTACAGAAAGTGTTTTAATTTCATTTCAGGAAGAAAAAGGCGATGTTTTTGAGCCGGTACGGGAGCGTATAAGAAAACATAAAAATAAAATTCGTACTGCAGGCACAGATTATTTAGCATTTGCGCTGCTCGATATTGTTGTAGATAACTATATTTATGTGATTGGTTTATTGGGCGATAAAATTGAATATTTAGAAGACAAAATGTCTCAAAATCCATCCAAAGAGCTTTTGGCATTAATTAATACTTATAAGCAAGAACTTAATCTCATCCGTAAATATATAAAACCTGCCAAAGAAATGATTCTGAATTTGGCAAAAATGGAATCGGAATTTATTCATGAAGAAAACAGGGTAAATTATAAAGAGTTACAAGATAATATTAATGAAGCCAGCGAGTTAACCGACAGTTATCGTGAAATTTTATACGACATTTTGAATATTTATCACACGTCTGCTACCACACGATTAAATGATATTATGAAAGTATTGACGATTATTTCCGTTATTTTTATCCCGCTTACATTTATTGTTGGCATTTACGGAACAAATTTCAAATATCTCCCTGAAATAGAATGGAAATATGGTTATTTTGCAATGTGGGGAATAATGATTATTGTTGCGGCATTTATGGTGTGGTATTTTAAAAGAAAAAAATGGTTTTGA
- a CDS encoding conserved hypothetical protein (Evidence 4 : Unknown function but conserved in other organisms) — MNYPLNLTFRITTISNDFTIQDANGENLAFVRQKLLKLKEQVDVYKDPSRDELKYKIKANKWLDFSASYLFFDEKDKELGRVVRRGWKSLWKAHYEIYDENDVQEFLISEENPWVKVLDSTVGEIPIVGMFTGYWFHPSYAVVRPDGTVVAQLKKVKSFFGRRFVINKLGEFDSAEENRIILSLMMMILLERQRG, encoded by the coding sequence ATGAACTATCCTCTTAACCTGACATTTCGTATAACTACCATTTCCAATGACTTTACCATTCAAGATGCGAACGGTGAAAATTTGGCTTTTGTGCGTCAAAAACTTTTAAAACTTAAAGAACAGGTAGATGTGTATAAAGACCCGAGCCGGGATGAATTGAAATATAAAATTAAAGCTAACAAGTGGCTTGATTTTTCTGCATCTTACTTGTTTTTTGATGAAAAAGACAAAGAATTAGGACGTGTTGTGCGCCGCGGGTGGAAATCGTTATGGAAAGCTCATTATGAAATTTACGATGAAAATGATGTGCAGGAATTTCTTATTTCAGAAGAAAATCCTTGGGTAAAAGTATTGGATTCTACCGTTGGTGAAATTCCGATTGTGGGAATGTTCACCGGATACTGGTTTCATCCATCGTACGCAGTGGTACGTCCTGACGGGACTGTAGTGGCGCAACTGAAAAAGGTAAAATCGTTTTTCGGTCGCAGATTTGTAATTAATAAATTGGGAGAGTTCGATTCGGCGGAAGAAAATCGCATTATTCTCTCTTTGATGATGATGATTTTACTCGAGAGACAAAGAGGATAA
- a CDS encoding conserved membrane hypothetical protein (Evidence 4 : Unknown function but conserved in other organisms), producing MYFKLNSIIKKLKPSVPKRYLMLIAGCVWSFAGGMLLGKGINMLLAYPNEIWWKLLTAIPLGVVFYIFMFSKIFKKHSERIFAIKHDKPCAFSFFNWNSYILMVLMMSLGIFLRTSGLISIRYLSILYVTMGIPLATSAIMFFVYGIKYFDLTKTGKSNI from the coding sequence TTGTATTTTAAATTGAACTCAATCATAAAAAAACTAAAACCATCCGTTCCAAAACGTTATTTGATGCTTATTGCAGGTTGTGTATGGAGTTTTGCCGGCGGAATGTTGCTTGGAAAAGGAATTAATATGCTTTTAGCATATCCGAACGAAATCTGGTGGAAATTGCTTACAGCTATTCCTTTAGGTGTTGTTTTTTATATTTTTATGTTTTCAAAAATTTTTAAGAAACACTCTGAACGAATTTTTGCCATAAAACACGACAAACCGTGCGCCTTTTCTTTTTTCAACTGGAATTCATATATTTTGATGGTATTAATGATGTCTTTAGGAATATTTTTACGTACTTCGGGATTGATTTCTATACGTTATTTATCTATTCTTTACGTAACAATGGGAATTCCGTTGGCAACTTCGGCTATTATGTTTTTTGTATATGGAATAAAATATTTTGATCTTACAAAAACCGGAAAATCAAACATTTAA
- the aroQ gene encoding 3-dehydroquinate dehydratase, whose product MKKILIINGPNLNLLGKREPEVYGNKSFDTYFEELKTLFPEFQLEYFQSNSESEIIDKLHLAGFSADGIILNAGAFTHTSLAIADAVRSIQTPVIEVHISNVFARESYRHHSYLSEAAKGCIIGFGLDSYRLALQSFK is encoded by the coding sequence ATGAAAAAAATTCTTATCATTAACGGTCCCAATCTAAATTTGCTTGGTAAACGCGAGCCGGAAGTTTACGGGAACAAAAGTTTCGATACTTATTTTGAAGAATTAAAAACACTTTTTCCCGAATTTCAACTGGAATATTTTCAATCTAATTCCGAAAGCGAAATCATTGATAAGCTTCATTTGGCAGGTTTTTCCGCAGATGGAATTATACTGAACGCGGGAGCGTTTACACATACTTCATTAGCTATTGCGGACGCTGTTCGTTCCATACAAACTCCAGTGATTGAAGTACACATTTCCAATGTTTTTGCTCGTGAAAGCTATCGGCATCATTCTTACCTTTCGGAAGCGGCAAAAGGTTGCATTATTGGTTTTGGATTAGATTCCTATCGTTTAGCATTACAAAGTTTCAAATAA
- the pyk gene encoding Pyruvate kinase: MQRKFTKIVATISDKRCDVDFIRRLYEEGMNVVRMNSAHLQREGFLKIINNVRAVSHRIAILIDTKGPEVRTTVAENDSIELKTGDRIKVAGNADLISTKECIHVNYKYFVRDLKIGDDILIDDGXIDLKVTGKNDECLICEVLNDGTIGSRKSVNVPGVRINLPSLTEKDKQNILFAIEQNLDFIAHSFVRSKQDLLDIQEILDAHNSTIKIISKIENQEGVDNIDEIIKYSYGIMVARGDLGIEVPQERIPGIQRKLIRKCVKAHKPVIVATQMLHSMIENPRPTRAEVNDIANAIYYRTDALMLSGETAYGKYPVEAVRTMARIALEAENTKMPENDIPIEFKDGDATSFLAHAAVQAGKHIDISAIITDTFSGLTARYLASYRGADPIIAFCYKERASRELALSYGVYSYYKEDLVENEKTYFVTLLQNLIDREIIMPDNKLCYLSGPISGGYGTTFLEINTAKTLLSEIDNYTLSK; this comes from the coding sequence ATGCAAAGAAAATTTACAAAAATAGTAGCCACAATCAGCGATAAACGTTGCGATGTGGATTTTATACGTCGTCTTTACGAAGAAGGAATGAATGTAGTTCGTATGAATTCTGCGCATCTTCAACGCGAGGGATTTCTGAAAATCATCAACAACGTTCGCGCCGTCAGTCATAGAATTGCTATTCTTATTGATACCAAAGGTCCTGAAGTGCGCACCACGGTGGCGGAAAACGATTCGATAGAATTAAAAACAGGAGATAGAATAAAAGTAGCTGGAAATGCCGATTTAATTTCAACCAAAGAATGCATCCACGTTAATTATAAATATTTTGTACGCGATTTAAAAATCGGCGATGATATTTTGATTGATGATGGCGANATTGACCTCAAAGTAACCGGAAAAAATGATGAATGTCTTATATGTGAGGTATTAAATGACGGAACAATCGGAAGCCGTAAAAGTGTAAATGTACCCGGAGTACGTATAAATTTACCTTCATTGACCGAAAAAGATAAACAAAACATTCTTTTCGCCATTGAACAGAATCTTGATTTTATCGCGCATTCTTTTGTCCGCTCAAAACAGGATTTACTCGATATTCAGGAAATTTTAGATGCTCACAACAGTACCATAAAAATTATTTCAAAAATTGAAAATCAAGAAGGTGTCGATAATATTGATGAGATTATAAAATATTCTTACGGAATAATGGTGGCGCGTGGAGATTTAGGAATTGAAGTTCCTCAGGAACGAATTCCCGGAATTCAACGCAAACTGATTCGCAAATGTGTAAAAGCGCATAAACCTGTAATTGTGGCTACTCAAATGCTCCACTCTATGATTGAAAATCCGCGTCCTACGCGCGCCGAAGTAAACGATATTGCCAATGCAATTTATTATCGCACAGACGCTTTAATGTTGAGCGGTGAAACCGCATACGGGAAATATCCTGTGGAGGCGGTGCGTACGATGGCAAGAATTGCGTTGGAAGCTGAAAATACAAAAATGCCCGAAAATGATATTCCTATTGAATTTAAAGATGGAGATGCTACCTCATTTTTAGCACATGCAGCAGTTCAAGCAGGGAAACACATTGATATTTCCGCTATAATTACCGATACTTTCAGTGGTTTAACCGCGCGTTATTTGGCATCATACAGAGGAGCAGATCCCATTATTGCCTTTTGTTATAAAGAAAGAGCATCGCGCGAATTGGCTCTTTCGTATGGAGTGTATTCTTATTATAAAGAAGATTTGGTTGAAAACGAAAAAACTTATTTTGTAACTTTACTTCAAAATTTGATTGACAGAGAAATTATTATGCCCGATAATAAACTCTGTTATCTTAGCGGACCTATAAGCGGAGGTTACGGAACAACATTTCTTGAAATAAATACTGCAAAAACACTTCTTTCGGAAATTGATAATTACACACTGTCAAAATAA
- a CDS encoding putative TonB-dependent receptor plug (Evidence 3 : Putative function from multiple computational evidences) encodes MKQFTLSFLLFLPLFLLAQKQNLTIHFTEIPSNDGRLLVSLFNGKNSYTSQKPYLTKSLDIENFSATWKLDSIPQGTYIIAAVHDENINGKLDFAETGMPEEAFAFSNNVQPKMGPPNPDEMIFTIKENESAVQNIKMLFFGMKSKQIKEVDVVADKKQFVKTDADKTTYQVKDNPTLTSGSMRDAVRKLPGVVLSPTGDLNLNGKDVAIYIDGVPSNLSGSDLKNYLQSIPANTIEKIELIENPGASYEANSSGAVINIITRSIATQDVSGTLNFHYGNSNNHKFSPSVMLLGRKNKINWQLQSGYNWHEQHQENDVSQTFYSFEPDVIFKHNSEQNNLNRNMYIRPMLNYRLSQNSYIVFNYNLNASNNRDHTTSTSFTENLDKITEYGKNYNYTTIYRNPEVNRNNEFVAKYKVVLDSMNRSLQITGYYSNYNKKSNAQSEQKTETPIYGINAINMNLNNAYGKVDLEIPFEKISFTLGGKYNITDAHNLGKYNLNNTSSDIFNNPTYKSEIDFNYNEQNLAAYAEARKTIGKLSATLGVRIEDLKYESRVASADTVIGDRITNVFPTVNLLYRLIPNVNLSARYSRRISMPAYSQLDPNTNGYFDSFASAEGNQNLKPNFFDNYFLSISAFNYASLGSYLRYSKNISLTSTVVEPNSLKTKMTSVDYENTKIYGAYLALPVPFGLFTKGTAFFKQPMNMEKMSYAYLYLSCNFNDIKDYPYPIGTGKKPLWMFNINTHVVLPYEFTLDGNWFHMFKGNFQIYSIKEPMNYWLVDLTRKFMNERLEVTAEVMKDISQHVAFNIENLKTDFFGKQDGTTFWIKLSYRFGKFKSKEETHIDVEKKEVEGGGINVRK; translated from the coding sequence ATGAAGCAATTTACACTTTCTTTTTTACTTTTTCTGCCGCTATTTTTATTGGCACAAAAACAAAATTTAACTATCCATTTTACAGAAATACCTAGTAATGACGGCAGACTACTGGTTTCGCTTTTTAACGGAAAAAATAGTTACACATCACAAAAACCGTATCTTACAAAATCTTTGGATATTGAAAACTTTTCCGCAACGTGGAAATTAGACAGCATTCCACAAGGAACATATATTATAGCTGCGGTTCATGACGAGAATATCAACGGAAAACTTGATTTTGCCGAAACCGGAATGCCCGAAGAAGCTTTCGCTTTTTCAAACAACGTACAGCCTAAAATGGGTCCTCCTAATCCGGATGAAATGATTTTTACTATAAAGGAAAATGAAAGCGCCGTACAAAATATTAAAATGTTGTTTTTTGGAATGAAATCAAAACAAATAAAAGAAGTGGACGTGGTGGCGGACAAAAAACAATTTGTGAAAACCGATGCAGATAAAACAACCTATCAAGTAAAAGATAATCCTACACTTACCTCAGGTTCTATGCGCGATGCCGTACGTAAGCTTCCTGGAGTGGTTTTAAGCCCTACCGGAGATTTAAACTTGAATGGGAAAGACGTTGCAATTTATATTGACGGTGTTCCCAGCAACCTTTCCGGTTCCGATTTGAAAAATTACCTGCAAAGTATACCCGCCAATACCATTGAAAAAATAGAATTAATTGAGAATCCCGGCGCATCTTATGAGGCAAATTCAAGTGGAGCCGTTATAAACATCATTACAAGAAGTATTGCAACACAAGATGTAAGCGGAACGTTGAATTTTCATTACGGCAACAGTAACAATCATAAATTTTCTCCATCAGTAATGCTTTTAGGACGAAAAAACAAGATAAACTGGCAGCTTCAAAGCGGTTATAACTGGCATGAACAGCATCAGGAAAATGATGTAAGTCAAACATTTTATTCATTTGAGCCTGATGTTATTTTCAAACACAATTCCGAACAAAATAATCTAAATCGAAATATGTACATCCGTCCGATGTTAAATTACAGATTATCCCAAAACTCTTATATTGTTTTTAATTATAATTTAAACGCATCTAATAATCGAGATCATACAACATCTACGAGTTTCACCGAAAATCTCGATAAAATTACCGAATATGGTAAAAACTATAACTATACAACAATATATCGAAATCCGGAAGTTAACAGGAATAATGAGTTTGTTGCCAAATATAAAGTAGTTCTCGACTCGATGAACCGTTCGTTACAAATTACGGGATATTATTCAAATTACAATAAAAAATCCAATGCTCAATCCGAACAAAAGACTGAAACTCCTATTTATGGAATAAACGCAATTAATATGAACCTGAACAACGCTTATGGAAAAGTGGATTTAGAAATTCCTTTCGAAAAAATAAGTTTTACTTTAGGTGGAAAATACAATATTACAGATGCGCACAATCTCGGGAAATATAACTTAAATAATACCTCCTCAGATATTTTTAATAATCCTACTTACAAATCTGAAATTGATTTTAATTATAACGAGCAAAATTTAGCAGCTTATGCTGAAGCACGAAAAACCATTGGGAAATTATCTGCTACTTTGGGAGTAAGAATAGAGGATTTAAAGTATGAGAGCAGAGTTGCAAGCGCAGATACAGTTATCGGAGATAGAATAACCAATGTTTTCCCTACGGTAAATTTATTATATCGACTAATTCCAAATGTGAATCTTTCAGCAAGATACTCAAGAAGAATTTCAATGCCGGCTTACAGTCAACTCGATCCAAATACAAACGGATATTTTGATAGTTTTGCCAGCGCTGAGGGAAACCAAAATCTAAAGCCTAATTTTTTTGATAATTATTTTCTGAGTATTTCAGCATTCAATTATGCGAGTTTAGGAAGTTACCTTCGCTACTCTAAAAACATCAGTTTAACATCTACGGTTGTTGAACCAAATTCATTAAAAACGAAAATGACTTCCGTAGATTATGAAAACACTAAAATTTACGGCGCCTATTTGGCTTTACCCGTTCCATTTGGACTGTTTACAAAAGGAACAGCGTTTTTTAAGCAACCAATGAATATGGAAAAAATGAGTTATGCCTATCTGTATTTATCTTGTAATTTCAACGATATAAAAGATTATCCGTATCCGATAGGAACAGGCAAAAAACCGCTTTGGATGTTTAACATAAACACGCACGTTGTATTGCCTTACGAATTTACGTTAGACGGAAATTGGTTTCACATGTTCAAAGGGAATTTTCAAATTTACAGCATAAAAGAACCTATGAATTATTGGCTGGTAGATTTAACTCGAAAATTTATGAACGAACGATTGGAAGTTACAGCTGAAGTAATGAAAGACATATCGCAACATGTTGCTTTCAACATTGAAAACTTAAAAACAGATTTTTTTGGCAAACAAGACGGTACAACTTTCTGGATTAAACTTTCTTATCGTTTCGGTAAATTCAAAAGCAAAGAAGAAACACACATTGATGTTGAAAAGAAAGAAGTAGAAGGTGGCGGAATTAATGTGAGAAAATAA
- a CDS encoding Transcriptional regulator codes for MFKELDPLLHSELRLAVMSILISVEEADFVYIKDQTKATAGNLSVQIDKLSEAGYIEVQRGFLGKRTRTVCKITPKGVDAFKNYIEALKDYLNF; via the coding sequence ATGTTTAAAGAGCTTGATCCGTTGCTTCACTCTGAACTCCGACTCGCTGTTATGTCAATTCTTATTTCGGTAGAAGAAGCCGACTTTGTATATATTAAAGACCAAACAAAAGCTACAGCCGGTAATTTAAGCGTTCAAATTGATAAACTGAGCGAGGCAGGTTATATTGAAGTACAAAGAGGTTTTTTAGGAAAACGCACTCGCACCGTGTGTAAAATTACTCCTAAAGGAGTTGATGCTTTTAAAAATTACATAGAAGCGCTNAAAGATTATTTGAATTTTTAA
- a CDS encoding conserved membrane hypothetical protein (Evidence 4 : Unknown function but conserved in other organisms) gives MEDRQLNEKESLELISQMIRNTQQRFQKQNAAPFLVFGYVTVMLSVIIWYLIRITDNYNWNLLWFSIPVFGFLGLKLFFPARRKMVKTFIDTTIHYVWLVCGITMILLSILAFFKNLPVLFLILVIISIATTITGLISKMKFIIFAGILNILSSGLILFGVVKGINQILLFGAIFFVVMVLPGHILYSRKNNNHV, from the coding sequence ATGGAAGATAGACAATTAAACGAGAAGGAAAGTTTAGAGCTGATTTCTCAAATGATTCGCAACACACAGCAACGTTTTCAAAAACAAAACGCTGCTCCGTTTTTGGTTTTTGGCTACGTAACTGTTATGCTTTCTGTAATAATTTGGTATTTAATAAGAATTACAGACAATTATAACTGGAATTTACTATGGTTCTCGATACCTGTATTTGGATTTTTAGGACTAAAATTGTTTTTCCCTGCAAGAAGAAAAATGGTGAAAACTTTTATCGATACCACCATTCATTATGTGTGGTTGGTTTGTGGAATAACAATGATATTATTAAGTATTTTGGCTTTTTTCAAAAATCTTCCCGTTTTATTTTTAATATTAGTAATTATTAGCATTGCTACTACAATTACAGGATTGATTTCAAAAATGAAATTTATAATCTTTGCCGGTATTTTAAATATTTTATCTTCAGGGCTCATTCTCTTTGGAGTGGTTAAGGGCATTAATCAAATTTTATTATTTGGGGCTATTTTCTTTGTTGTTATGGTTCTTCCGGGTCATATTTTGTATTCACGAAAAAATAATAACCATGTTTAA